Proteins co-encoded in one Ruegeria sp. YS9 genomic window:
- the pbpC gene encoding penicillin-binding protein 1C: protein MPRRSRLLFALAGALYLTALARDGVDRWVDATTLPPVLAETSVEMRDRNGDLLRAFPVEDGIWRLRPGAVDPNFIAMLIRYEDKRFWTHAGVDPIAMLRAAGQSLWNGRNVSGGSTLTMQVARLIEDGPTGRWSGKFRQIRVALALERHLSKQQILNLYLTHAPYGGNLEGLRAGARAWFGKDAARLTPAQTALLVALPQSPEARRPDRNPQATREARDRVLRRLERHNVLTGAEARAAMTEPLPGRMNPFPRLAPHLTDRVVRQAPAIQAFDLTLDAGLQARLETLVAHAATRVGPRVSGALIVADHRSGEVLASVGSAGYQDARQGFVDMTRAVRSPGSTLKPLVYGLAFDQGLAHPETLISDSPVMFGRYAPRNFDGAFRGDVRVREALQLSLNIPVVRLTNELGPVRVMTALRLAGSEPRLKGGTPGLAISLGGVGLSLHDLVQVYATLAAGGTGPILHHDVLADAQRTRRVLSDTSAWQVSDILAGLAPPAGGATGSLAYKTGTSYGHRDAWAIGFDGQHVIGVWLGRADGTPVPGAFGGDVAAPLLAEAFNLLKPDLTPLRPPPPSTLLVGAAQLPQPLQRFRSRTTAFKDDPSAPDLLFPPDNAVLETSGAPLTVKLRGGVGPFSVLADGVPVLTGQRRREFEIPNPGTGFTSLVVVDAQGQSDRASIRID from the coding sequence ATGCCTAGGCGGTCGCGACTTTTGTTTGCGCTGGCCGGAGCACTCTACCTGACGGCATTGGCGCGGGATGGTGTTGACCGCTGGGTCGACGCCACAACCCTCCCTCCCGTTCTGGCTGAAACTTCGGTCGAGATGCGAGACCGGAACGGCGACCTTCTGCGTGCATTTCCAGTCGAGGATGGCATCTGGAGGCTACGGCCCGGCGCCGTCGATCCGAATTTCATCGCCATGCTGATCCGGTACGAGGATAAACGGTTCTGGACCCACGCCGGAGTGGACCCCATCGCGATGCTGCGGGCCGCCGGGCAAAGCCTGTGGAACGGGCGCAACGTGTCGGGCGGGTCCACCCTGACCATGCAGGTGGCGCGGTTGATCGAAGATGGCCCGACCGGGCGCTGGAGCGGGAAATTTCGCCAGATCAGAGTCGCATTGGCGTTGGAGCGGCATCTGAGCAAACAGCAAATCCTGAACCTTTATCTGACCCACGCCCCCTATGGCGGCAATCTGGAAGGGCTCCGTGCCGGTGCCCGCGCGTGGTTTGGAAAGGACGCCGCCCGGCTGACTCCCGCACAGACAGCCCTGTTGGTCGCACTGCCGCAATCCCCCGAGGCCCGGCGTCCGGATCGCAACCCACAGGCCACCCGAGAAGCGCGTGACCGGGTGCTGCGCAGGCTTGAACGCCATAACGTCCTGACCGGTGCTGAGGCGCGCGCGGCCATGACCGAACCCCTTCCGGGTCGGATGAATCCGTTTCCGCGCCTTGCACCGCATCTGACTGACCGTGTGGTGCGGCAAGCACCCGCAATCCAGGCCTTCGACCTGACCCTGGATGCCGGATTGCAGGCCCGGCTGGAAACCTTGGTGGCCCATGCCGCCACCCGTGTCGGACCACGCGTTTCCGGGGCCCTGATCGTGGCCGATCATCGCAGCGGCGAGGTTCTGGCATCGGTCGGATCTGCCGGGTACCAGGATGCGCGTCAGGGGTTCGTGGATATGACCCGGGCCGTACGGTCGCCCGGATCGACCCTGAAACCTCTGGTCTACGGGCTGGCCTTCGATCAGGGGCTGGCCCATCCCGAGACCCTGATCAGCGACAGCCCCGTCATGTTCGGTCGGTACGCGCCGCGCAATTTTGACGGCGCATTCCGTGGAGATGTCCGGGTGCGGGAGGCATTGCAATTGTCGCTGAACATCCCCGTTGTACGGCTGACGAATGAGCTGGGGCCCGTTCGTGTGATGACGGCATTGCGGTTGGCCGGCTCGGAACCGCGTCTGAAGGGCGGCACACCCGGATTGGCGATTTCTTTGGGCGGCGTGGGGTTGAGCCTGCACGATCTGGTACAGGTCTACGCCACCCTGGCAGCTGGAGGCACAGGCCCGATCCTGCATCATGACGTTCTGGCAGACGCCCAGCGCACCCGGCGCGTTCTGTCGGATACCTCGGCCTGGCAGGTTTCGGACATTCTGGCCGGGCTTGCGCCACCGGCAGGCGGTGCAACAGGGTCGCTGGCCTACAAGACCGGCACGTCTTATGGCCACCGCGATGCCTGGGCCATCGGCTTTGACGGGCAGCACGTCATCGGGGTCTGGCTGGGCCGCGCCGATGGAACGCCTGTTCCCGGTGCATTTGGGGGCGATGTTGCCGCGCCGCTTCTGGCCGAGGCTTTCAACCTGTTGAAACCCGACCTCACGCCCCTGCGTCCCCCGCCACCCTCGACCCTGCTTGTCGGCGCGGCCCAATTGCCGCAACCGTTGCAGCGATTTCGCTCCCGCACGACAGCTTTCAAGGATGATCCCTCGGCGCCGGACCTGCTGTTCCCGCCAGATAACGCCGTGTTAGAGACGTCAGGAGCACCACTGACGGTCAAACTGCGTGGGGGCGTCGGGCCGTTTTCCGTGCTGGCAGATGGCGTACCGGTGCTGACCGGTCAGCGGCGACGAGAGTTTGAAATCCCCAATCCGGGGACCGGCTTCACCTCGCTTGTCGTGGTGGATGCGCAAGGTCAATCCGACAGGGCGTCAATCAGGATCGATTAG
- a CDS encoding alpha-2-macroglobulin family protein, with product MHRFVFISMTYIIFLLILPAAVLAQSAVPEFRYVTSRDTDFYGSDLDALFDTDLKSCIQACSANAQCTAFTYNTRSDACFPKSGVNRQEAYQGALSAQKVPSAEQTLTLGKTREQALSVLSSDDLGHARKQARDLGFLHPAGGYDLQAVLDAARDAGSVTQAMQWTGVAVSLSDRADLWVEYARLLLAMNPSGWNERRDLRNRALNAAINGYLRADGPGSQIPALMTLAEALEEVERGRDMIPVLRLAEQVQPREDVLAALDNAIGKYGFRVVDSSVESDAAAPRICIEFSESLVKAGVDYDPFVQRDADGLVVQAEGRQLCVDGVAHGQRYRLTLREGLPAASGEALNRSIELTHYVRDRAPSVRFPGRSYVLPKSADAALPVETVNVTELDLTLRRVSDRNLLRAVQQGFFGRPLSEWQEEEFSDQIAQDIWTGTAEVSNQLNQTMTARLPMAEAISDQPAGIYALTARVPGADPYDDPGATQWFVLSDLGISTALGTDGLHVTVRGLSDAVPRQGVEVSLVSEANAVIASAQTDETGYARFDPGLTRGKGASAPALVTAALDDRDFSFLSLTDPAFDLSDRGVEGRAPAGPVDVFLTTDRGAYRAGEVIHVTALSRDGKALAIEGLPLTAILYRPDGVEYRRSVSDGGVAGGHVFALPVAADVPRGAWRVEIKSDPKGDALARHTVLVEDFLPERIDFDLTLPDAPLRPGDSPPLSIDARYLFGAPGSDLSIDGQVIARPADTVPGYDGYRFGRYDAETSIKSTYFGDMRTDTAGQATVAVEVPVLETEGKPIEAEIIARLADGSGRPVERRLTVSVLPPHPVIGVKPLFDEVIPEGTEAAFEVVGLSPELTPIPMRLRWTLNKMETRYQWYQLHGDWNWEPTTRRTRVATGEVDVSSDPLTLTQPVEWGRYELVVQRVDGTYTETAVDFYAGWYQAADASTTPDRLEMSLDRDSYRIGDTAQLRIVPRMAGVAQIEVLSNRLIHRQMVEVPEGETLIPIEVTKDWGAGAYVTATVIRPMDVAAGQNPARAMGVAHASIDPEEHKLSVTVDVPEVTAPRQTQKARIRVENTVDDEPIWLTLAAVDVGILNLTGFESPDPQGYYFGQRRLGVDLRDVYGRLIDGMTGAMGTVRSGGDNDSGMRRQSPPPTQDLMAVFSGPVEIGADGEVEIDIPLPAFNGTVRLMAVAWSHKAVGQAEAEMIVRDPVVVTASLPRFLAPGDQSRMRLEIVHADGTPGAMALGLSASNGLELGAAPSSFVLEDGGKAVFEIPITASAVGDPEISVSITTPDGRDLSQTLRMPVRANDPVIALTRRFALGAGDSFLFSQDVFDGFQPGSAKAILSAGALAKFDTPGLLDQLNRYPYGCTEQITSKALPLLYLSSVAQAAGLGDGPVVHQRIADSIRSILTRQAANGAFGLWRAGSGDFWLDAYVTDFLSRARIQGHPVPDRAFAQAMDNLRNRVNYAPDFDEGGQDIAYALMVLAREGAASMGDLRYYADVKGDAFDTPLAAAQLGAALASYGDQTRADAMFNRAARMLDRQRNQQQNVWRADYGTHLRDAVGLLTLATGAGSEAIDRDALIQRVSTGRTPLSPQEATWSLLAAHALVSDPTGSGLMVNGAPVSGPFVKVLQSGQADEINITAADGQATDITLTITGIPEVPPEAGGTGYAIERRYYSMDGDLIDANSFAVGDRFVTVLQVTPFESGGARLMVDDPLSAGIEIDNPSLLRSGDVRALDWLDLSDATHTEFRSDRFLAAVDLSGRETVTLAYVARAVTPGVFHHPAASVEDMYRPQNRARTSTGRVEIQ from the coding sequence ATGCACCGCTTTGTTTTTATTTCAATGACTTACATAATTTTCCTTCTGATCCTTCCCGCTGCCGTTCTGGCGCAGAGTGCGGTGCCTGAGTTCCGCTATGTCACCTCTCGGGACACGGATTTTTATGGCTCGGATTTGGATGCTCTGTTCGACACCGATCTGAAGTCCTGCATTCAGGCCTGCTCGGCAAACGCGCAATGTACGGCGTTCACCTACAACACCCGGTCCGATGCCTGCTTTCCCAAAAGTGGCGTGAACCGGCAAGAGGCGTATCAAGGCGCATTGTCCGCGCAAAAGGTGCCAAGCGCTGAACAGACCCTAACCTTGGGAAAAACGCGCGAGCAAGCACTCAGCGTCCTGAGTTCTGACGATCTGGGTCACGCAAGAAAACAAGCCCGCGATCTGGGGTTCCTGCACCCGGCAGGAGGGTATGATCTGCAAGCCGTTCTGGATGCCGCGCGCGACGCGGGCAGTGTCACGCAAGCGATGCAGTGGACCGGCGTCGCCGTATCGCTAAGCGACCGCGCGGATCTTTGGGTGGAATATGCGCGCCTGCTGCTGGCCATGAACCCTTCGGGTTGGAACGAGCGGCGCGACCTGCGCAACCGCGCGCTGAATGCGGCGATCAATGGCTATCTGCGCGCCGATGGTCCCGGCTCCCAGATCCCTGCGCTGATGACCCTTGCGGAGGCCCTGGAAGAGGTTGAGCGCGGGCGCGACATGATCCCTGTTCTTCGGCTGGCCGAGCAGGTGCAACCGCGGGAAGACGTATTGGCCGCCTTGGACAACGCCATCGGTAAATATGGCTTCCGCGTGGTTGACAGCTCGGTCGAAAGCGATGCGGCTGCCCCCAGGATTTGTATCGAATTCTCGGAATCGCTGGTCAAGGCCGGGGTTGATTATGATCCCTTCGTTCAGCGTGACGCTGACGGGCTGGTCGTGCAGGCCGAGGGCAGGCAGCTTTGCGTCGATGGGGTTGCGCATGGCCAACGCTATCGCCTGACATTGCGCGAAGGCTTGCCTGCCGCCTCGGGCGAAGCACTGAACCGCAGCATTGAACTGACCCATTATGTTCGCGACCGGGCACCTTCGGTTCGGTTTCCCGGGCGCAGCTATGTCCTTCCGAAATCTGCCGACGCGGCCTTGCCTGTCGAAACGGTCAATGTCACCGAACTTGACCTGACCCTGCGGCGGGTCAGTGATCGGAACCTGTTGCGTGCCGTGCAACAGGGTTTTTTCGGCCGCCCGCTCAGCGAATGGCAGGAAGAGGAATTCTCGGACCAGATTGCCCAGGACATCTGGACGGGTACTGCCGAGGTTTCCAACCAGTTGAACCAGACCATGACGGCACGTCTTCCCATGGCCGAAGCGATCTCGGATCAACCTGCCGGTATCTATGCATTGACCGCCCGCGTGCCGGGGGCCGATCCCTATGACGATCCTGGCGCAACACAATGGTTTGTTCTTTCTGATCTGGGGATCAGCACCGCCCTTGGCACTGACGGGCTGCACGTGACCGTGCGCGGGCTAAGCGATGCAGTACCGCGCCAAGGTGTCGAAGTTTCGCTGGTCTCAGAGGCGAATGCCGTCATCGCATCGGCACAGACCGATGAAACCGGCTATGCAAGATTCGATCCGGGCCTTACACGCGGCAAAGGGGCCAGTGCGCCTGCTCTGGTGACGGCTGCACTCGATGATAGAGATTTCAGCTTTCTCTCGCTGACCGATCCTGCCTTTGACCTGTCGGATCGCGGCGTTGAAGGGCGCGCGCCGGCGGGGCCGGTCGATGTCTTTCTGACCACCGACCGAGGTGCCTACAGGGCCGGCGAAGTGATCCACGTCACTGCCCTGTCCCGCGATGGCAAGGCGCTGGCCATCGAGGGCCTGCCTCTGACTGCGATCCTGTATCGCCCGGACGGGGTGGAATACCGCCGGTCGGTCTCGGATGGCGGCGTTGCCGGGGGCCATGTCTTTGCCCTGCCCGTGGCCGCAGACGTACCGCGTGGCGCATGGAGGGTTGAAATCAAATCCGATCCCAAAGGCGATGCACTGGCGCGTCATACCGTGCTGGTCGAGGATTTCCTGCCCGAACGTATCGATTTTGACCTGACCCTGCCCGACGCACCTTTGCGCCCCGGCGACAGTCCACCGCTTTCGATCGACGCACGCTATTTGTTCGGAGCGCCGGGGTCGGACCTGAGCATCGACGGGCAGGTCATCGCGCGCCCGGCGGACACGGTTCCGGGCTACGACGGCTATCGCTTTGGTCGCTATGATGCAGAGACCTCGATCAAGAGCACATATTTCGGTGACATGCGAACAGACACGGCGGGGCAAGCAACAGTGGCCGTCGAAGTCCCTGTATTAGAGACTGAAGGAAAGCCAATCGAGGCCGAAATCATCGCCCGGCTGGCCGATGGCTCGGGCCGCCCGGTCGAGCGTCGCCTGACCGTGTCCGTCCTGCCGCCGCACCCTGTTATTGGTGTCAAACCCCTGTTCGACGAAGTCATCCCGGAAGGCACCGAGGCTGCGTTTGAGGTTGTCGGCCTCTCGCCTGAGCTGACGCCCATTCCGATGCGCCTGCGCTGGACGCTGAACAAGATGGAAACGCGCTATCAATGGTACCAGCTTCACGGCGACTGGAATTGGGAACCGACAACGCGCCGCACCCGTGTCGCCACTGGCGAAGTGGACGTTTCCTCCGACCCTCTGACGCTGACACAGCCTGTGGAATGGGGGCGCTATGAACTGGTGGTGCAACGCGTAGACGGAACATATACCGAAACCGCCGTCGATTTTTATGCGGGCTGGTATCAGGCCGCCGATGCGTCAACCACGCCGGACCGGCTTGAAATGTCATTGGATCGCGACAGCTATCGCATCGGGGATACGGCGCAGTTGCGGATTGTACCGCGAATGGCCGGTGTCGCTCAGATCGAAGTCCTTTCGAACCGTCTGATCCATCGCCAAATGGTGGAAGTGCCGGAAGGTGAAACTCTGATCCCCATTGAGGTAACGAAGGATTGGGGCGCAGGGGCTTATGTCACCGCAACCGTGATCCGCCCAATGGATGTTGCAGCCGGTCAGAACCCGGCGCGGGCAATGGGCGTGGCCCATGCCAGCATCGATCCAGAGGAACACAAACTCTCCGTAACTGTCGATGTGCCCGAGGTCACTGCACCACGTCAGACGCAAAAAGCCCGTATCAGGGTCGAAAACACCGTGGACGACGAACCGATCTGGCTGACGCTGGCCGCTGTCGACGTGGGCATTCTGAACCTCACCGGGTTCGAAAGCCCGGACCCGCAAGGATACTATTTCGGGCAGCGCCGTCTGGGCGTTGATCTGCGGGATGTCTACGGGCGACTGATCGACGGCATGACCGGAGCCATGGGCACCGTGCGCTCGGGCGGCGACAATGACAGCGGGATGCGTCGCCAGTCTCCGCCGCCGACGCAAGACCTGATGGCCGTGTTCAGTGGCCCGGTCGAGATCGGCGCGGATGGTGAGGTTGAGATCGACATTCCCCTTCCCGCTTTCAACGGAACCGTCCGCCTGATGGCCGTCGCGTGGTCGCACAAAGCCGTCGGCCAGGCCGAAGCCGAAATGATCGTCCGCGACCCTGTGGTCGTCACCGCCAGCCTTCCGCGCTTCCTTGCCCCAGGCGATCAAAGCCGCATGCGTCTTGAGATCGTCCATGCGGATGGCACACCCGGGGCAATGGCACTTGGCCTGAGCGCCTCCAACGGTTTGGAGCTGGGTGCGGCACCATCCAGCTTTGTGCTGGAGGACGGCGGCAAGGCGGTTTTCGAGATCCCGATCACGGCCAGCGCCGTCGGCGATCCTGAAATCAGCGTCTCGATCACCACTCCTGATGGGCGCGACCTGTCGCAAACCCTGCGGATGCCCGTGCGGGCCAATGATCCGGTGATTGCCCTGACACGGCGTTTTGCCTTGGGCGCAGGCGACAGCTTCCTGTTTTCACAGGACGTGTTTGACGGGTTCCAGCCGGGTTCGGCCAAGGCCATCCTGTCCGCCGGAGCGTTGGCAAAATTCGACACACCCGGACTGCTGGATCAGCTGAACCGTTATCCCTATGGCTGCACCGAACAGATCACCAGCAAAGCGCTGCCGTTGCTGTACCTGTCATCCGTTGCGCAAGCCGCGGGGCTGGGGGATGGTCCGGTTGTGCATCAACGCATCGCCGATTCGATCCGCAGCATCCTGACCCGTCAGGCCGCGAACGGCGCCTTTGGTCTGTGGCGCGCAGGCAGCGGGGATTTCTGGCTGGACGCCTATGTGACCGACTTCCTGTCCCGTGCCCGCATTCAGGGACATCCCGTGCCGGACCGGGCTTTCGCTCAGGCAATGGACAACCTTCGGAACAGGGTCAATTACGCGCCTGATTTTGACGAAGGCGGTCAGGACATTGCCTATGCTCTGATGGTTCTGGCGCGGGAAGGCGCGGCCTCGATGGGCGATCTGCGCTATTACGCGGATGTCAAAGGGGATGCCTTCGACACCCCTCTGGCGGCGGCACAACTGGGCGCAGCTCTGGCCTCTTACGGCGACCAGACCCGAGCGGATGCGATGTTCAACCGTGCCGCGCGGATGCTGGATCGGCAACGGAACCAGCAACAGAACGTCTGGCGCGCTGACTACGGCACCCACCTGCGGGATGCGGTCGGTCTGTTGACCCTTGCCACGGGCGCGGGCAGCGAGGCGATTGACCGCGATGCTTTGATCCAACGGGTGAGCACGGGCCGCACGCCGCTGTCTCCTCAGGAGGCCACGTGGTCGTTGCTGGCGGCGCACGCGCTTGTGTCTGACCCAACGGGGTCGGGCTTGATGGTCAACGGCGCACCGGTTTCCGGTCCGTTCGTGAAGGTTCTGCAATCCGGGCAGGCGGATGAGATCAACATCACGGCCGCCGACGGTCAGGCGACGGATATCACCTTGACGATCACGGGCATTCCGGAGGTTCCGCCCGAGGCGGGCGGCACCGGCTACGCGATCGAACGGCGGTACTATTCGATGGATGGCGATTTGATCGACGCAAACAGCTTTGCCGTGGGTGACCGGTTCGTCACTGTACTGCAAGTAACACCGTTCGAAAGCGGCGGTGCGCGGTTGATGGTGGACGATCCACTGTCCGCCGGGATCGAGATCGACAACCCGAGCCTGCTGCGCTCGGGCGATGTGCGGGCACTCGACTGGCTGGACCTGTCCGACGCCACCCATACCGAGTTCCGTTCGGACAGGTTCCTGGCCGCCGTTGATTTGTCCGGTCGTGAGACGGTAACGCTGGCCTATGTGGCGCGCGCCGTAACACCGGGCGTGTTCCATCATCCTGCGGCCTCGGTCGAAGACATGTACCGCCCGCAGAACCGTGCGCGTACGTCGACCGGACGGGTCGAGATCCAGTGA
- the yaaA gene encoding peroxide stress protein YaaA, translating into MLVVISPAKRLDWAERDVQVTQPDFQDDAIRLSKTARNLTLGDLKKLMDLSDDLARLNRDRYRAFSDMPDADATRPAALAFAGDTYQGLEAASLDPDELAWAQDHLRILSGLYGVLRPLDAIQPYRLEMGSKLKTRRGKNLYEYWRDQLSKALNAQGNVIGSDVLINCASQEYFGAVDPNALKLRVISPVFMEDKNGTPKIVSFFAKKARGAMARYVIQHRLTDPDALLDFDTGGYAYRADLSEKDKPVFVRPYSA; encoded by the coding sequence ATGCTGGTAGTGATTTCTCCGGCCAAGCGGCTGGACTGGGCAGAGCGGGACGTTCAAGTCACACAGCCGGATTTTCAGGATGATGCGATCAGACTGTCCAAAACCGCACGCAATCTGACCCTTGGCGATCTGAAGAAGCTGATGGATCTGAGCGATGATCTGGCGCGTCTGAATCGCGATCGTTATCGTGCTTTTTCCGACATGCCAGACGCCGATGCGACGCGCCCGGCCGCGCTGGCCTTTGCAGGAGACACCTATCAGGGTCTGGAAGCAGCTTCGCTCGACCCTGACGAACTGGCATGGGCGCAGGATCATCTGCGCATCCTCTCAGGTCTCTATGGTGTTTTGCGGCCACTCGATGCGATACAGCCCTACAGGCTGGAGATGGGCAGCAAGCTGAAAACACGGCGCGGCAAGAACCTGTATGAGTATTGGCGCGACCAGCTGAGCAAAGCCCTGAACGCACAAGGCAACGTGATCGGCAGCGACGTTCTGATCAACTGCGCCAGTCAGGAGTATTTCGGCGCCGTGGACCCGAACGCTCTGAAATTGCGCGTCATCTCGCCGGTTTTCATGGAAGACAAAAACGGCACTCCGAAAATCGTGAGTTTCTTTGCCAAAAAGGCGCGTGGCGCAATGGCGCGATATGTCATTCAGCACCGCCTGACCGACCCCGATGCCCTGCTGGATTTCGATACGGGCGGTTACGCGTATCGTGCTGACCTGTCGGAAAAGGACAAACCTGTCTTTGTTCGACCTTATTCGGCCTGA
- a CDS encoding response regulator, which produces MSLANKLAQERRARLAAERMLALKQAELSAANRKLGQHAMALTRRIGETQAEVETVRGENEKVKSDLTVAHAKIEIAERRLWHSIQTIQDGFAFFDGDSRLISANAAYLSVFEGLDEVAPGISYQRILQLLTTEGIVDTGDETAEEWQTRMQARWNRANPPPIVMQLWNGHYIRLIDQRGSGGDVVSLALNITASVRHETELKAARERAEAANRAKSAFLANMSHEIRTPMNGIVGMAELLGESPLDEEQRLYVNTIRNSGEALLVIINDVLDYSKIEADKLVLHPEPFDLERCILEVAMLLQPSVRDKGLTLLVDYDLFLPTLFVGDPGRIRQVLTNLVGNAVKFTTEGHVLVRVTGVPHAQAQTCDIHVAIEDTGIGIDADKINHVFGEFNQVEDERNRQFEGTGLGLAISRRLITMMGGSVWVESEPGQGSCFGFRVSLPTAEGPQPEPPKLADCVKHVMVVEDLAVNRAILAKQLGRLGAEVTVCASGAEALAEMHDAIELVLCDHDLPDMDGLDLAVTLKDRGWGDASVIVMSANPSLIHTHPARELIDGVLQKPIPRAELYSRLVALKDTPRPERRSTQRNSAPDNKETKVLETRSMKVLAAEDNLTNQLILKKMVKDLHIDLRFASNGIEAVEIFQEFDPDLIFMDISMPKMDGKQATAEIRRLEVETGRHVPIVALTAHAMAGDDQGILSAGLDHYMTKPLRKNHIHQMILQHQPDGVSEVMDNHLAQEHAPMCDHNQNPTSSG; this is translated from the coding sequence ATGAGTCTTGCAAACAAACTGGCACAGGAACGGCGTGCGCGTCTGGCAGCCGAACGAATGCTTGCCTTGAAACAGGCCGAACTATCGGCTGCAAATCGAAAACTGGGCCAACACGCCATGGCGCTGACCCGGCGTATTGGTGAAACTCAGGCCGAAGTTGAAACTGTTCGCGGCGAAAACGAAAAGGTCAAATCCGATCTCACCGTCGCCCATGCCAAGATCGAAATTGCCGAACGCCGCCTGTGGCATTCGATCCAGACCATTCAGGACGGGTTTGCTTTCTTTGACGGCGACAGCAGGCTCATCAGCGCAAACGCTGCATATCTCAGCGTATTTGAAGGGCTGGATGAGGTGGCGCCAGGGATTTCCTACCAGCGCATTCTGCAATTGCTGACCACCGAAGGAATTGTCGATACCGGTGACGAAACTGCCGAGGAATGGCAGACCAGAATGCAGGCACGCTGGAACCGGGCCAATCCACCTCCGATCGTCATGCAGCTGTGGAACGGCCACTACATCCGCCTGATCGACCAGCGTGGCAGCGGCGGTGACGTGGTCAGCCTGGCGCTCAACATCACCGCGTCGGTCCGGCACGAAACAGAACTGAAGGCTGCCCGCGAACGGGCGGAAGCGGCCAACAGGGCCAAATCAGCCTTTCTCGCCAATATGAGCCACGAAATCCGCACGCCGATGAATGGTATCGTGGGTATGGCCGAACTGCTTGGTGAATCTCCGCTGGACGAAGAACAGCGGCTCTATGTCAACACGATCCGCAATTCGGGTGAGGCACTGTTGGTCATCATCAACGACGTGCTTGATTACTCCAAGATCGAGGCGGACAAACTGGTTCTGCACCCTGAACCCTTCGATCTGGAGCGCTGCATTCTTGAAGTCGCGATGCTGTTGCAGCCAAGCGTGCGCGACAAGGGGCTCACGTTGCTTGTGGATTACGACCTGTTCCTGCCCACCCTTTTTGTGGGCGATCCCGGCCGAATACGGCAGGTTCTGACCAATCTGGTCGGCAACGCAGTCAAGTTCACCACGGAAGGGCATGTACTGGTCCGTGTGACAGGCGTTCCGCATGCCCAGGCTCAGACATGCGACATCCATGTTGCCATCGAAGATACCGGCATCGGTATCGATGCGGACAAGATCAACCACGTTTTTGGTGAGTTCAATCAGGTCGAAGATGAACGCAATCGCCAATTTGAAGGTACCGGATTGGGTCTTGCCATCAGCAGGCGCCTGATCACCATGATGGGCGGTTCGGTCTGGGTCGAAAGCGAACCGGGTCAGGGGTCCTGTTTCGGGTTCAGGGTGTCGCTGCCCACGGCAGAAGGCCCACAGCCCGAACCTCCGAAACTGGCGGATTGCGTGAAACACGTCATGGTGGTCGAGGATCTGGCCGTAAACCGTGCCATTTTGGCGAAACAACTTGGCCGTTTAGGAGCCGAAGTGACGGTTTGCGCGTCAGGGGCCGAGGCGCTGGCAGAAATGCATGACGCGATTGAACTTGTCCTGTGCGACCATGATCTGCCGGATATGGATGGCTTGGATCTTGCCGTCACCCTCAAAGACCGTGGGTGGGGCGACGCCTCGGTCATCGTGATGTCTGCAAATCCATCCCTGATCCACACGCACCCAGCCCGTGAACTGATCGACGGTGTGTTGCAGAAGCCGATCCCCAGGGCCGAGTTGTATTCCAGGCTCGTGGCTCTCAAGGACACTCCGCGGCCGGAACGTCGCTCGACGCAGCGAAATTCCGCCCCTGACAACAAAGAAACCAAAGTCTTGGAAACAAGGAGCATGAAAGTACTTGCGGCCGAGGACAATCTTACCAACCAGCTGATCCTGAAAAAGATGGTCAAAGACCTGCATATAGACCTGCGATTTGCGTCCAATGGAATTGAAGCCGTTGAGATCTTTCAGGAGTTTGACCCGGACTTGATCTTCATGGATATTTCCATGCCAAAAATGGACGGCAAACAGGCCACTGCTGAAATCCGCAGGCTTGAGGTCGAAACAGGGCGTCATGTCCCGATCGTGGCCTTGACGGCTCATGCAATGGCCGGTGACGATCAGGGTATCCTGTCCGCGGGGTTGGATCACTACATGACGAAACCGCTGCGCAAAAACCATATTCATCAAATGATCCTGCAACACCAACCGGATGGCGTAAGCGAAGTCATGGACAATCACCTCGCCCAGGAACATGCACCCATGTGTGACCACAACCAGAATCCCACTTCATCTGGCTGA